A genomic region of Candidatus Hydrogenedens sp. contains the following coding sequences:
- a CDS encoding sugar phosphate isomerase/epimerase family protein, with amino-acid sequence MRWGYVIVFVLFIMTTISTFAEEEFCPPIGVRLSSYGNYQESAWTHLPSIGVKYLFISVPPADQVADMVKKLNEHNLKVLVMRGEADLTQDTCVQQLEEQFKVCSQMGVHFLFLSAKRQETPKEVVYERLRRAGDIAEKYNVTLVLETHPDLGTNGDVQVETMKAINHPRVRVNFDTGNITYYNQNTDAVTELKKSIPYVATVEFKDHTGELETWNFPALGQGKVNFPEILKILKEHHYNGPITIEFEGIKGVELNEAQTKEAIENSVKYLRSLGCFK; translated from the coding sequence ATGCGTTGGGGATATGTTATTGTTTTTGTTTTATTCATCATGACAACTATTTCTACATTTGCAGAAGAAGAATTTTGTCCGCCGATTGGTGTGCGTCTGTCAAGTTATGGGAACTATCAAGAAAGTGCGTGGACACATCTGCCATCTATCGGCGTAAAATATCTATTTATTTCAGTTCCACCTGCAGACCAGGTTGCAGATATGGTAAAGAAACTAAACGAACACAACTTAAAAGTACTTGTCATGCGTGGTGAAGCAGACCTAACACAAGACACTTGTGTCCAGCAATTGGAAGAACAGTTTAAGGTATGTTCACAGATGGGGGTGCATTTCTTATTCCTCTCTGCGAAACGACAGGAAACACCTAAGGAAGTTGTATATGAGAGATTGCGTCGTGCTGGAGATATTGCCGAAAAATATAATGTTACCCTTGTGTTAGAGACACACCCCGATTTAGGGACAAATGGCGATGTTCAAGTTGAGACGATGAAAGCAATTAACCATCCCCGTGTCCGCGTAAATTTCGATACTGGGAATATAACTTACTATAACCAGAACACAGATGCCGTAACAGAACTAAAAAAATCTATACCTTATGTAGCCACGGTTGAGTTTAAAGACCATACGGGCGAATTAGAAACATGGAATTTCCCCGCATTAGGACAGGGAAAAGTTAATTTTCCGGAAATATTAAAAATCTTAAAAGAACACCATTATAACGGCCCTATCACCATTGAGTTTGAAGGAATTAAGGGAGTGGAACTTAACGAAGCCCAGACAAAAGAAGCCATTGAAAATTCCGTAAAATATCTTCGCTCTTTGGGCTGTTTCAAATAA